GCGATGCGCCCGCCCTTGGCATGCACCGCCTCGACGACGCCCTTCCAGCCGGCTTCCTGCGCGTCGGTCCAGATCCCCGGCGTGTAGACGTAGCCGCGGGCGGTGGGCGAGATATTGGTGGCCTCGCTGATGATCAGCCCGGCGCTGGCGCGCTGGCCATAGTAGATCTGCTGCAACCTGCCGGGAACGCTGTCCGGCGTGCGCGAGCGGGTCAGCGGCGCCATGATCACGCGGTTGGGCAGGCTGAGGCTGCCCAGCTGCAGCGGGGTGAAGAGCCCGGGGTTGGAGAAGGATGTATCCGGCATCAAGACGCCTCCAGATGAAGAGTGAATGGACGGGTATCCGTCGTCGCCCGACATCTTAAGCCTGTTAATGACTGCTGTCAGAAAGAGTGACGGCATCGACCGGATAGTCTGGGGCTATGACGCCCAGGCCGCCGGCCTGCCCCGCGGGCGTGATAGGATTTCCCGAAACGTGACCAAGGAGCGCGCCATGACCGCCGCCGAGATGCTCGACCGCCTGGTGGGCTTCCCCACCGTCTCCCGGGATTCCAACCTCGACCTGATCGCCTTCGTGGAGGCCTTCCTCGACGAGCACGGCGTGCCCCACTGGCGGGTGGAGAGCGACGATGGCAGGAAGGCCAACCTGCTGGCGCGCATCGGCCCGGAGGTGGTCGATGGTGTGGTGCTCTCCGGCCATACCGACGTGGTGCCGGTGGACGGCCAGCCCTGGTCCACCGATCCCTTCACCCTGATCGACAAGGGCGACGGCCGCCTCTACGGCCGCGGCACCTGCGACATGAAGGGCTTCATCGCCTGCGCCCTGGCCGAGGTGCCTCGCTGGGTGACCCTCGACCTCAAGACGCCCATCTGGCTGGCGCTCTCCTACGACGAGGAGGTGGGCTGCATCGGCGCGCCGCGCATGATCGAGCGGCTGATGGCCGAGCACCCACGGCCCGCCGCGGTGATCGTCGGCGAGCCGACCATGATGCACCCGGTGGTGGCCCACAAGGGGGCCACCAATCTGCGTACCACCGTGACCGGGCGCGCGAGCCACTCCAGCCAGGTCAACCAGGGGGTCTCGGCGATCCACGTGGCGGCCCGGCTGGTCACCTACATCGAGGAGGTGATGGCCGAGCTGCGCGCCGAAGGGCGGGTGGACGAGGCCTTCAACGTGGTGCACTCGAGCCTGCACGTAGGCAAGATCGCCGGCGGCACGGCCATCAACATCATGGCCCGGGA
The Halomonas alkalicola DNA segment above includes these coding regions:
- the argE gene encoding acetylornithine deacetylase produces the protein MTAAEMLDRLVGFPTVSRDSNLDLIAFVEAFLDEHGVPHWRVESDDGRKANLLARIGPEVVDGVVLSGHTDVVPVDGQPWSTDPFTLIDKGDGRLYGRGTCDMKGFIACALAEVPRWVTLDLKTPIWLALSYDEEVGCIGAPRMIERLMAEHPRPAAVIVGEPTMMHPVVAHKGATNLRTTVTGRASHSSQVNQGVSAIHVAARLVTYIEEVMAELRAEGRVDEAFNVVHSSLHVGKIAGGTAINIMARECTFEWEIRHLPSDRFEELLGRVNARAAELEAEMQSRAPEASIVTQTLNETVPALADDNNAEVLALCHALLGERPAGAVAYATEAGQFQRKGLPTVICGPGSIGQAHQPDEYIDIEQLEAGAAFMTALGERLRRA